A genomic stretch from bacterium includes:
- a CDS encoding aminodeoxychorismate/anthranilate synthase component II — MIFILDNYDSFTYNLVQAVRGLGEAVHVARNDEVTAAGILERRPSGLILSPGPGRPEAAGNMPQIFAELADQLPILGVCLGHQMIARHYGGQIITASRLVHGKADLVRHDNRGVLRGLPDPFAAGRYHSLAVDKSRVPECLEISARSEDGEIMGLRHRKLPVNGVQFHPESILTPEGLQIIRNFISSTRRFPQPVRSTPSYA; from the coding sequence GTGATCTTCATTCTGGACAATTACGATTCGTTTACGTATAATCTCGTACAGGCCGTGCGGGGGCTGGGCGAGGCGGTTCATGTGGCTCGCAATGACGAGGTCACGGCCGCCGGAATTCTGGAGCGGCGGCCATCGGGACTTATCCTTTCTCCCGGGCCGGGCCGCCCGGAGGCTGCCGGGAATATGCCTCAGATTTTTGCCGAGCTTGCAGATCAACTTCCTATTCTGGGAGTATGCCTCGGCCATCAGATGATTGCCCGGCACTACGGCGGGCAGATCATCACGGCCAGTCGTCTTGTCCATGGCAAAGCCGATTTGGTTCGCCACGACAATCGCGGAGTACTGCGCGGACTGCCCGATCCGTTCGCCGCCGGCCGATACCACTCGCTGGCGGTGGACAAGAGCCGTGTTCCCGAGTGCCTCGAAATCTCGGCCCGGAGCGAGGACGGCGAAATCATGGGGCTTCGTCATCGAAAGCTGCCCGTGAACGGCGTGCAGTTCCATCCCGAATCCATTCTGACTCCCGAGGGCCTGCAGATCATTCGCAATTTCATTTCGAGCACACGGCGCTTTCCGCAGCCCGTCCGTTCCACACCTTCGTATGCATAA
- a CDS encoding shikimate kinase: MGVIYLAGMTGAGKTTVGRCLASKLGCAFLDLDEEIERIAGTSIIEIFAADGEEVFRDLETASLVNIGETKDAVVALGAGVLERETNLFHVQRIGTIIYLRASIETLFERISAETSKRPLLQDAYTDSDLRSRLSDMLKRREPHYLTASLIVDVDDLQSAETVAERVYNGLNLR; encoded by the coding sequence GTGGGCGTGATTTATCTGGCGGGAATGACCGGAGCGGGGAAGACGACCGTTGGCCGATGCCTGGCGTCGAAACTCGGCTGCGCCTTCCTCGACCTCGATGAAGAAATCGAACGTATTGCCGGTACGAGCATCATCGAAATCTTTGCAGCCGATGGCGAGGAAGTCTTTCGTGATTTGGAAACAGCCTCACTTGTAAACATCGGCGAAACGAAGGATGCCGTTGTAGCATTGGGTGCGGGCGTGCTGGAAAGAGAAACAAACCTTTTCCACGTCCAGCGTATCGGAACGATTATCTACCTGCGTGCAAGTATTGAAACGCTTTTTGAGAGAATCAGCGCAGAAACAAGCAAGCGGCCGCTTCTTCAGGATGCGTACACGGATAGTGATCTGCGATCTCGGCTGAGCGATATGCTAAAGCGACGCGAACCTCACTATTTGACCGCCTCTCTAATCGTTGACGTGGACGATCTGCAAAGTGCAGAGACTGTGGCGGAGCGCGTTTATAATGGTTTGAATCTCCGATGA
- a CDS encoding redoxin domain-containing protein codes for MRRLDLPSDRMRAPEFPKEFAWVNSDRRLSLRDDLAGNVVVLDFWTYCCINCMHVLPDLEYIEHKYAGQPVVVIGVHSAKFDNESDPRNIETACARYDIAHPVIVDEGHRIWSTYGVRAWPTLVVLDPEGRVVGTLSGEGNRHALDAIVYTLLEEGRENGTLAASPPSIRRSGRVTASSGLAFPGKVLAESSGKFVFISDSNHDRVIVADPTGLVIAVAGSGRKGRSDGTFADAEFDNPQGLAYDSAENVLYVADTDNHLIRRLDLSTRLVETVAGTGEQVYDRAGGRVGRFQGLNSPWDLALIGDTLYIAMAGSHQLWVLDTKTFAVRAWAGSGYEDIQDGDGQHAALAQPSGFAYAGDWLYFADSEVSAVRKVNLKTREVMTLIGRGLFDFGDRDGKLSRALLQHPLGVAVHGDEILVADTYNHKIKRIHEAKGTVETIAGTGESLLASAREGELVLYEPGGISVAGDTLYIADTNHDRVIRYNLLNNAWSEFALRGLYAATETDVSLDHLPMQRVNVRPGAGLVLRLSADFADSIHLNTEAPIHYAFGSIGGIWNEIEGDVPPGKLPVTIRVPASALDSSREYLVELSLAYCTSDNRNLCVPTTLAWRLKPAENAQADSVTQLSGRIAPIRETISP; via the coding sequence ATGCGAAGACTGGACTTGCCCTCCGACCGCATGCGGGCACCCGAATTTCCGAAAGAGTTTGCGTGGGTCAATTCCGATCGCCGACTTTCCCTGCGGGATGACCTCGCGGGGAACGTGGTGGTTCTTGACTTCTGGACATACTGCTGCATTAACTGCATGCACGTGCTGCCCGATCTGGAGTACATCGAACACAAGTACGCGGGGCAACCGGTGGTTGTGATCGGCGTGCACTCGGCGAAGTTCGACAACGAGAGCGACCCGCGAAACATCGAGACGGCCTGCGCGCGATATGACATCGCCCATCCGGTGATCGTGGACGAGGGGCACCGCATCTGGTCCACGTATGGCGTGCGGGCGTGGCCGACGCTGGTGGTGCTTGATCCGGAAGGCCGGGTTGTCGGGACTCTATCCGGCGAGGGCAACCGCCACGCATTGGACGCGATTGTCTACACGCTACTCGAAGAAGGGCGGGAAAACGGAACGTTGGCCGCATCTCCGCCAAGCATCCGTCGCAGCGGGCGGGTAACCGCATCGTCCGGCCTCGCGTTTCCCGGAAAAGTGCTGGCCGAGTCGTCCGGCAAGTTCGTGTTCATCTCCGACTCCAATCACGATCGCGTGATCGTTGCCGATCCGACGGGCCTCGTGATCGCGGTCGCCGGCTCGGGTCGCAAAGGCCGTAGTGACGGGACATTCGCCGATGCGGAGTTCGACAATCCACAGGGTCTGGCCTATGATTCTGCCGAAAACGTGCTGTACGTCGCCGATACCGATAATCACTTAATCCGACGGCTTGACCTCTCGACTCGTCTGGTCGAGACCGTCGCCGGAACCGGCGAACAGGTCTATGATCGCGCGGGCGGACGAGTTGGTCGCTTTCAGGGATTGAATAGTCCGTGGGATCTGGCTCTGATCGGCGACACACTGTACATCGCCATGGCCGGATCGCATCAGTTGTGGGTGCTGGATACGAAGACCTTCGCGGTGCGGGCGTGGGCCGGTTCCGGCTACGAAGACATTCAGGACGGCGACGGGCAGCACGCGGCACTCGCGCAACCGTCAGGCTTCGCATACGCGGGCGACTGGCTGTATTTTGCGGACAGCGAAGTCAGCGCGGTACGCAAGGTGAATTTGAAGACTCGCGAGGTGATGACCCTCATCGGCCGGGGACTCTTTGATTTCGGAGATCGCGACGGCAAACTGAGTCGAGCGCTTCTTCAGCATCCGCTCGGTGTGGCTGTTCATGGCGACGAAATTCTGGTGGCCGACACGTACAATCACAAGATCAAGCGAATTCACGAGGCCAAAGGTACGGTGGAGACGATCGCCGGAACCGGAGAATCCCTCCTTGCTTCCGCCCGGGAGGGCGAACTCGTCCTCTATGAGCCGGGCGGAATCTCGGTCGCGGGAGATACCCTATATATCGCGGACACCAATCACGACCGCGTGATTCGCTACAACCTGCTGAACAACGCGTGGAGCGAATTCGCGCTGCGCGGACTCTACGCGGCCACCGAAACCGACGTTTCGCTCGATCACCTACCCATGCAGCGGGTGAACGTTCGACCGGGAGCAGGTCTCGTTCTCCGACTCTCAGCGGATTTCGCGGACTCTATTCACCTCAACACCGAAGCGCCGATCCACTACGCATTCGGATCCATCGGCGGAATCTGGAACGAAATCGAAGGCGACGTTCCGCCGGGCAAGTTGCCGGTGACGATCCGGGTTCCCGCTTCCGCACTCGATTCCTCAAGGGAATACCTCGTAGAGCTGTCGCTGGCCTATTGCACCTCGGACAATCGCAATCTGTGTGTGCCGACCACACTGGCGTGGCGACTGAAGCCCGCGGAGAACGCTCAGGCCGACAGCGTGACGCAGCTTTCGGGACGGATCGCGCCGATTCGCGAAACCATCTCTCCATGA
- the aroB gene encoding 3-dehydroquinate synthase: MNTAELFLRLGSHSIPVRHAQQGGEWAASEIRSAIARRETRILLVTDECVALHYEQEFRQALTAAGFDVSAFVLPTGELHKTLSQVSGILDTLAEERFARDDLVVGFGGGVVTDIAGFAAAIYRRGMPWIAVPTTLMGMVDAAIGGKTGMDHPLGKNLIGTFHQPLAVFAPMNVLTTLDPREWLSGSAEVVKCALISGGRLWQLVRSHGPDLGRWSKVEMHEAVRLAAAVKIEIVSQDERDLGVRRLLNLGHTFGHALEAVTGYSRLTHGEAVFYGLRSAVQMSARLGLLPEKTAAGIDEVLARAPVPAVCIEPEALTDALEHDKKTASGTLHWILLSDIGKLQITSEVSREIVNEAADRLCRIARAGVAGESTQIRKRILVINGPNLNLLGTRQPEAYGTRSYEELIRWLRNAAAERDAELLVRQSNIEGELVEIVQRARQWADGIIINPGGYTHTSVALRDAISGVDVPAVEVHLSDVAKREPFRQVSLVSPVCVATILGKGFDGYVEAMDLLIGRRKIPREP; encoded by the coding sequence ATGAATACGGCCGAGCTGTTTTTACGTCTTGGATCGCACTCGATTCCCGTTCGGCATGCCCAGCAGGGAGGGGAGTGGGCGGCTTCGGAGATTCGCTCAGCGATCGCAAGACGCGAAACGCGAATCCTGCTGGTAACGGATGAATGCGTCGCTCTGCATTATGAACAGGAGTTCCGTCAAGCGTTGACGGCGGCGGGCTTCGACGTCTCGGCGTTTGTTCTTCCGACGGGCGAACTGCATAAAACGCTCTCGCAGGTATCAGGTATCCTCGATACGCTTGCCGAAGAACGTTTCGCCCGCGATGATCTTGTGGTTGGATTCGGCGGCGGTGTCGTCACCGACATCGCAGGTTTTGCGGCGGCGATCTACCGCCGGGGAATGCCGTGGATCGCCGTACCGACCACGCTGATGGGTATGGTGGATGCGGCCATCGGCGGCAAGACCGGCATGGATCATCCGCTTGGGAAGAATCTCATCGGTACATTCCATCAGCCACTCGCCGTGTTCGCTCCGATGAACGTACTGACAACCCTGGATCCCCGCGAGTGGCTATCCGGTTCGGCGGAAGTGGTTAAATGCGCGCTCATCTCCGGCGGACGTCTCTGGCAATTGGTTCGTTCCCATGGACCCGATCTTGGCCGGTGGTCCAAAGTGGAGATGCACGAGGCGGTACGACTTGCGGCCGCCGTGAAAATCGAAATCGTTTCGCAGGACGAGCGCGATTTGGGTGTTCGTCGGCTCCTTAATCTCGGACACACTTTCGGACATGCGCTGGAAGCCGTCACTGGATACAGTCGGTTGACACATGGGGAAGCCGTCTTCTACGGTTTGAGGTCGGCCGTGCAAATGTCGGCAAGGCTCGGATTGCTTCCCGAAAAAACCGCCGCGGGAATAGACGAGGTTCTGGCGCGCGCACCGGTTCCCGCGGTTTGCATTGAACCGGAAGCCTTGACTGATGCACTCGAGCACGACAAGAAAACCGCTTCCGGCACTCTGCATTGGATCTTGCTGAGCGATATCGGCAAACTTCAGATTACTTCTGAAGTGTCTCGCGAGATCGTGAATGAAGCTGCCGATCGGCTCTGTCGGATCGCGCGCGCGGGTGTTGCGGGTGAATCTACCCAAATTCGGAAGAGGATTCTTGTCATTAACGGCCCCAATCTCAATCTGCTGGGAACGCGCCAGCCGGAGGCGTACGGAACTCGCAGCTACGAGGAGCTCATTCGGTGGCTTCGCAATGCTGCAGCAGAACGGGACGCAGAGCTGCTGGTTCGGCAATCCAACATCGAAGGCGAACTGGTCGAGATCGTGCAGCGAGCTCGACAGTGGGCCGATGGAATCATCATCAATCCGGGCGGATACACGCATACCTCGGTCGCCCTGCGCGATGCTATCTCGGGTGTAGATGTTCCGGCGGTGGAAGTGCACTTATCGGACGTCGCGAAGCGCGAACCGTTCCGGCAAGTATCCCTCGTTTCTCCGGTCTGCGTGGCAACAATTTTAGGCAAAGGATTTGACGGCTACGTGGAGGCTATGGATCTGCTGATCGGACGTCGGAAAATTCCTCGTGAACCTTGA
- the aroC gene encoding chorismate synthase yields the protein MIRYLTAGESHGKCLIGILDGFPAGLTISEDDIVHDLRRRQLGYGRGERMSIESDHAQILSGVRHGITLGSPIALLIENKDWPSWRDRMAIGVPESETDTEELTAPRPGHADYAGAIKYHHRDIRNVIERSSARETAMRVALAAVCRKFIAEFSIAVGSHVVRIANVTSNSDTSTLQADEINRRADASPVRTLDREAERATMAAIDEAGKRGDTVGGIFEVIATGVPVGLGSYVQQDRRLDAVLAQAMMSIPAVKSVEAGLGMDAATRFGSEVHDEMFPVDSDAITRKTNRAGGIEGGISNGEPIVLRVAMKPLPTLGRPLKTVDLATGEPTTALRERSDTCAVPAAAVIGEAMLLLALMNPFLVKFGGDSLTEIRRHFDAKPDSPWA from the coding sequence GTGATTCGCTATCTGACGGCGGGCGAGAGCCACGGCAAATGTTTGATCGGAATTCTCGACGGTTTTCCGGCGGGTTTGACGATTTCCGAAGACGACATTGTCCATGATTTGCGCCGCCGTCAGCTTGGCTACGGTCGCGGCGAGCGAATGAGCATCGAATCCGATCACGCGCAGATTCTGTCCGGCGTTCGTCACGGAATCACGCTTGGTTCTCCCATAGCATTGCTCATCGAGAACAAGGATTGGCCGAGTTGGCGGGATCGAATGGCAATTGGTGTACCGGAATCTGAAACCGATACGGAGGAATTAACCGCACCGCGGCCCGGACATGCCGACTATGCCGGTGCGATCAAGTATCATCACCGCGATATTCGCAACGTGATCGAGCGCTCGTCCGCCCGTGAAACGGCTATGCGGGTCGCGCTGGCAGCGGTGTGTCGAAAGTTTATCGCCGAGTTCAGTATTGCGGTTGGCAGCCATGTTGTTCGTATCGCAAACGTGACGTCGAATTCTGACACGAGCACGCTTCAAGCGGATGAAATCAACCGCCGCGCCGACGCCAGTCCGGTTCGCACGTTGGATCGTGAAGCCGAGCGAGCCACGATGGCCGCCATTGATGAGGCCGGGAAACGCGGAGACACCGTCGGCGGAATCTTTGAAGTGATCGCAACGGGTGTTCCGGTCGGCTTGGGGAGTTATGTACAGCAGGATCGCCGCTTGGATGCAGTGCTCGCGCAGGCAATGATGTCCATTCCCGCCGTGAAGTCCGTGGAGGCTGGTTTGGGAATGGATGCTGCAACGCGTTTCGGCAGTGAGGTCCATGACGAAATGTTTCCGGTTGATTCCGATGCAATAACACGGAAAACGAATCGCGCCGGGGGTATCGAAGGCGGGATCAGCAACGGGGAACCGATTGTGCTTCGTGTGGCGATGAAGCCGCTGCCGACTCTCGGTCGTCCTCTGAAAACAGTGGACCTTGCGACCGGCGAACCAACGACCGCATTACGCGAGCGAAGTGATACGTGTGCCGTTCCTGCCGCCGCCGTTATCGGAGAAGCGATGCTGCTGCTGGCCCTCATGAATCCGTTTCTTGTGAAGTTTGGCGGCGATTCCCTAACCGAGATCCGACGTCATTTCGATGCCAAGCCGGACTCGCCGTGGGCGTGA
- a CDS encoding shikimate dehydrogenase, which translates to MNSEKTLRLGLIGRDISYSLSPRIHQWGLVTLGLYGEYRLYDIKADEIPSLLRSSEWDGLNVTVPHKTLVAGLCNILTEEARLSQSVNVLFRREGKIWGNTTDGKGFLCALNRLVEHPISVRRVLIIGSGGAARAVLLSLGRHSAIEHVVVASRNPEQTERNLALMKANCTVVSLEQAASELIEYDLVVQATPVGSAQVQGLPLPQPFRFAPIAHVMDLIYSPRKTEFLRLAESNGCRVQNGLLMLIGQAAASFKLWTNIPFPLERAMKELLPELEVA; encoded by the coding sequence TTGAACTCTGAGAAGACCCTCCGACTCGGTCTGATCGGCCGTGATATTTCGTACAGTCTTTCGCCACGAATCCATCAGTGGGGGCTGGTAACTCTTGGTCTCTATGGTGAGTACAGACTATACGATATCAAAGCCGATGAGATTCCATCCCTTCTTCGATCCTCTGAGTGGGACGGACTTAACGTTACGGTTCCCCACAAGACGCTTGTTGCCGGATTGTGCAATATACTCACCGAGGAAGCGCGCCTTTCGCAGTCCGTGAACGTGCTGTTCCGAAGAGAAGGAAAGATATGGGGTAACACGACGGACGGTAAGGGATTCTTATGTGCATTGAACCGTCTGGTGGAACACCCGATAAGTGTTAGGCGCGTGTTGATCATCGGGAGCGGCGGGGCCGCACGAGCCGTTCTTCTGTCGCTTGGCCGGCACAGCGCTATCGAGCATGTGGTTGTTGCCTCGCGGAATCCGGAACAGACGGAACGCAATCTGGCATTGATGAAGGCGAACTGCACCGTTGTTTCTTTGGAGCAGGCGGCAAGCGAGCTAATCGAGTATGATCTCGTTGTGCAAGCTACGCCGGTTGGGAGTGCCCAAGTGCAAGGATTGCCGCTTCCTCAACCGTTCAGATTTGCTCCGATTGCGCACGTCATGGATTTGATCTACTCGCCTCGGAAGACAGAGTTCCTTCGCTTGGCGGAGTCAAACGGCTGCCGAGTGCAGAACGGACTGCTCATGCTCATCGGTCAGGCGGCGGCGAGCTTTAAATTATGGACGAATATTCCATTTCCTCTGGAGCGCGCGATGAAGGAACTATTGCCTGAGTTGGAGGTGGCGTGA
- the aroF gene encoding 3-deoxy-7-phosphoheptulonate synthase has translation MLIIMKSDATDEQIQSVVRSLEESGCSARVVSGSARTAIAVSGDERPLDPARVELLPGVLQALRVAEPFRLVTRENHAEDSVVHVGDVAVGGRELTVIAGPCAVESKQQLFETALRVKSCGVRLLRGGAYKPRTSPYSFQGLGEEGMRLLAEVGEAVGLPVVSEVVDEHSTELAKEFVDVIQIGARNMQNYVLLKRAARCGKPVLLKRGVAATLEEFLGAAEYIMAEGNPDVILCERGIRTFSDYTRNTLDLSIVPVIKAVSHLPIITDPSHATGRRDIVLPLARASIAAGADGVMVEIHPDPARALSDGNQSLYPLQLDDLTKQLAELAPSVGRTFSRSS, from the coding sequence ATGTTGATTATCATGAAAAGCGACGCCACCGACGAACAAATTCAATCGGTAGTCCGCAGCCTCGAAGAATCGGGCTGCTCCGCGCGGGTGGTTTCCGGCTCCGCACGCACGGCTATCGCCGTCAGCGGTGACGAGCGACCGCTCGATCCGGCCCGCGTGGAGTTGCTGCCGGGCGTCCTGCAGGCGCTGCGCGTAGCCGAACCGTTCAGGCTCGTCACGCGCGAGAATCACGCCGAGGATTCCGTCGTTCACGTCGGCGACGTCGCCGTCGGCGGGCGGGAACTGACGGTCATCGCCGGACCCTGCGCCGTCGAGTCCAAGCAGCAGCTCTTCGAAACCGCTTTGCGCGTCAAGAGTTGCGGTGTGCGACTCCTTCGCGGTGGGGCGTATAAACCGCGCACCTCGCCCTACTCGTTTCAGGGTCTGGGCGAAGAAGGGATGAGACTGCTCGCCGAGGTCGGCGAAGCCGTCGGACTCCCCGTGGTGAGTGAAGTCGTAGACGAGCACAGCACCGAACTCGCGAAGGAATTCGTAGACGTCATCCAGATCGGCGCGCGCAACATGCAGAACTACGTGCTGCTCAAGCGCGCCGCGCGCTGCGGCAAACCCGTCCTGCTCAAGCGGGGAGTGGCCGCCACGCTCGAAGAATTTTTGGGCGCGGCCGAATACATCATGGCCGAGGGCAATCCCGACGTGATTCTCTGCGAGCGCGGCATTCGCACGTTCTCCGACTACACCCGCAACACGCTCGACCTGAGTATCGTTCCCGTCATCAAGGCCGTCTCGCATCTGCCGATCATCACCGATCCGTCTCACGCCACCGGCCGTCGCGACATCGTGTTGCCGTTGGCCCGCGCTTCCATCGCCGCGGGAGCGGACGGCGTCATGGTCGAGATTCATCCCGACCCGGCACGCGCCCTGTCGGACGGGAATCAGTCGCTCTACCCGCTGCAGCTTGACGATCTCACGAAGCAGCTTGCCGAGCTTGCGCCGAGCGTGGGCCGCACTTTCTCGCGGTCGAGCTGA
- the aroA gene encoding 3-phosphoshikimate 1-carboxyvinyltransferase, producing MSRAIITPTGRPLHGSPKLPGDKSISHRRALLSLYVDGDVVLENYSDGQDCQTTLSCLERLGKRVERTDNRVVLTGPAVSSNGELDCGNSGTTARLLMGILAGREGEWILRGDESLSRRPMERVADPLRRMGAQITTAGGRLPAWISGRKLHGIAYDSSLASAQVKSAVLLAALSAEGVTRYHEPFPSRYHTERILGISADGEGWITLDPARTRVETDRLSAVVPGDPSAAAFWVAAVVLVADSSLEMRGVLANPIRLSYLDALKSAGVRVLIRDEYASYGETVATIEAQYSPIGCFNLGRENVPGVIDELPVLAVMSACSDGISTFHGVSELRRKESNRLQLLAEGLTRMGALAEHDEDSLTIRGGALHGAEIETHGDHRIAMAFAVAALAAKGNSVIQDVECVAVSYPDFWEELDRMVPGSVKIEL from the coding sequence ATGAGTCGAGCCATCATCACGCCCACCGGCCGGCCGCTTCACGGATCACCCAAACTTCCCGGAGACAAGTCCATCTCCCATCGCCGCGCGCTCCTGTCTCTCTACGTGGACGGCGACGTGGTGCTGGAGAACTACTCGGACGGACAAGATTGCCAAACGACTCTGTCATGTCTGGAACGTCTCGGCAAACGCGTCGAACGAACTGACAATCGAGTGGTTCTAACCGGGCCGGCCGTGAGTTCAAACGGGGAACTCGACTGCGGCAATTCGGGGACGACGGCCCGTCTTCTGATGGGAATCCTGGCGGGGCGGGAGGGGGAGTGGATTCTTCGCGGTGATGAATCGCTCTCGCGAAGGCCGATGGAGCGCGTGGCCGATCCGCTGCGCCGCATGGGAGCGCAGATCACAACCGCCGGTGGCCGCTTGCCCGCGTGGATTTCGGGACGGAAGCTGCATGGAATCGCATATGACTCTTCCCTCGCCAGCGCTCAAGTAAAGTCAGCCGTGCTGCTCGCCGCTCTGTCTGCTGAAGGAGTTACTCGCTATCACGAGCCGTTTCCGTCGCGCTATCACACCGAGCGAATTCTCGGTATATCGGCCGATGGGGAAGGTTGGATAACCCTCGATCCCGCACGAACGCGCGTCGAGACGGACAGGCTGTCAGCCGTTGTACCCGGCGATCCTTCGGCGGCGGCCTTCTGGGTCGCCGCAGTCGTTCTGGTAGCTGACTCATCTCTGGAAATGAGGGGCGTGCTCGCCAATCCGATCCGGCTCTCGTATCTTGACGCTTTGAAAAGCGCGGGCGTGCGTGTTCTGATTCGAGATGAATATGCGAGCTACGGTGAAACCGTCGCGACAATAGAAGCGCAATACTCTCCTATCGGTTGCTTCAATCTTGGACGCGAAAATGTGCCCGGGGTGATAGATGAATTGCCGGTTCTTGCCGTCATGTCCGCCTGTTCCGATGGCATCAGCACGTTTCACGGAGTGAGCGAGCTGCGAAGGAAGGAATCGAATCGCCTCCAACTGCTCGCCGAGGGTCTCACACGAATGGGCGCGCTTGCAGAACACGACGAGGATTCACTGACGATACGGGGCGGTGCCCTTCACGGCGCGGAGATCGAAACTCACGGCGATCATCGAATCGCGATGGCCTTCGCCGTGGCGGCTCTCGCAGCGAAAGGGAACTCCGTGATTCAGGATGTGGAATGCGTCGCCGTTTCCTATCCCGACTTCTGGGAGGAACTGGATCGAATGGTGCCCGGTTCGGTGAAAATTGAACTCTGA